In Nitrosarchaeum koreense MY1, one genomic interval encodes:
- a CDS encoding methylenetetrahydrofolate reductase, whose protein sequence is MAIIYEINPPKIPDGEISDDEINSLVEKLLQRVSDISNFCDGIHVTDSVLGTKRVSALSIGRLLKSIHPNLQITISMRVRDKDMNLIKHLTKESIELKLDGILILKGDPSKENPTDSGLIPSQVVKELNELGYGNKIDFFLSLPSNPNFEKIQKKIVAKPKGFMTQVIHSTEQVQRISNELRPKGLRIIPCVLLPSDKNNNSAKFLELDWSNYKENPSNFIKQIHNISGDVLVTSPNDFTFAKETLMKI, encoded by the coding sequence GTGGCAATAATCTACGAAATAAATCCGCCAAAAATACCAGATGGAGAGATATCAGATGACGAAATAAATTCATTAGTTGAAAAACTCCTACAAAGAGTTTCAGATATTAGTAATTTTTGTGATGGCATACACGTAACAGATTCTGTATTAGGCACTAAACGAGTTTCGGCATTATCTATTGGGAGATTATTAAAGAGCATTCATCCTAATTTGCAAATTACCATCAGCATGAGAGTTAGAGACAAAGATATGAATTTGATTAAACATCTCACCAAAGAATCAATAGAATTGAAATTAGATGGAATTTTAATTTTGAAAGGAGATCCATCCAAAGAAAATCCAACAGATTCTGGTCTAATTCCAAGTCAAGTTGTAAAGGAATTAAACGAGTTAGGCTATGGAAACAAAATTGACTTTTTCTTGTCATTACCTAGTAACCCTAACTTTGAAAAAATTCAGAAAAAAATTGTTGCCAAACCAAAAGGTTTCATGACACAAGTAATTCATTCTACAGAACAAGTTCAAAGAATTTCAAACGAGTTAAGACCAAAAGGATTGAGAATTATCCCATGTGTGTTATTACCCTCAGATAAAAACAACAATTCAGCAAAGTTTTTGGAATTAGATTGGTCAAATTACAAAGAAAATCCATCTAATTTTATTAAACAAATTCACAATATTTCAGGAGATGTATTGGTTACATCACCAAATGATTTTACATTTGCAAAAGAGACATTAATGAAAATCTAA
- a CDS encoding dihydropteroate synthase, whose translation MTIPRVSSAQKAVDLKQLPPPLIIGERINTQGSRKAKQLVLNDDYDGLIDLARTQVEDGAHCLDICVATTERADEKQFMLNLVKKLSLEIDAPLVIDSTDPDVIEASVEQIPGRPIINSINLEGNGSRFERLAPIMAKYGLPAIALCIGPKGMAKTPQEKVETAELLYETGKKYGLKIEQFIFDVLTFTLATGEDEFLDAGKNTLEGIKLVKAKFPNSFTTLGLSNISFGLAPHARKILNSVFLYHAVKYGLDTAIVNAKEIIPYGEINEKEKKLAEDLIFNTHPNALSELIIHFENAGSRTSDASKKEDVDPTWPAGKRANFRIVNRLKDGIQNDVVSAIAEKIGKNDIIEDHGGVLSLNAPPEVTHDGAIKTLNEDLLSAMKEVGDKFGSGELILPFVLKSAECMKAAVGELEKYLIREEGTSKGKLVLGTVYGDVHDIGKNLVKTIFQNNGYTVYDLGKQVPLQKFLEKIDEVNPDAIGLSALLVSTSKQMQYFVEHARKNKMKIPILCGGAAINSNYINRIAKEDGIYESGVFYCNTMFEGLKTMDTLVSNEKPKFIAQWKEKLENWKDRSTVVVDTSSFPKSDTKPVVPHTPSIIGTPIRLKFDQIKMNEVWELIDKKSLFKLSWGLRGKAGSDSEADHEILLNEWKIRIIREKLFEPEIVYGFFKCHNKDGKLVVDDPKGDSVVFDFPRSSKSSHLCLTDYFGEDDIVAFQAVTVGTKVSDVIEKWNKEDKYADAYYLHGLAVEVAEALAEWINRKIKSEFKLGEKGGLRYSWGFPSCPDVMQHELVWKLLEPEKSGMTLTESGQIIPEQSTAAIVVHHPESQYFVL comes from the coding sequence TTGACTATTCCTAGAGTTAGCTCAGCACAAAAAGCAGTTGATTTGAAGCAATTACCTCCACCTCTAATAATTGGTGAGAGAATCAATACTCAAGGTTCTAGAAAAGCAAAACAGCTTGTACTCAATGATGATTATGATGGATTAATTGACTTGGCAAGAACGCAAGTAGAGGACGGTGCACACTGTCTTGATATTTGTGTTGCAACTACTGAACGAGCTGATGAAAAACAATTCATGTTAAATCTTGTAAAAAAATTAAGTTTAGAAATTGATGCTCCTCTAGTTATTGATTCAACAGATCCTGATGTGATAGAAGCTTCTGTGGAACAAATTCCTGGACGACCAATAATTAATTCAATTAATCTTGAAGGTAACGGGAGTAGATTTGAACGTCTTGCTCCAATAATGGCAAAGTATGGTTTACCTGCAATTGCATTATGTATTGGACCAAAAGGTATGGCAAAAACTCCTCAGGAAAAAGTTGAAACTGCAGAATTACTTTATGAAACAGGAAAAAAATATGGATTAAAAATTGAACAATTTATTTTTGATGTTCTTACATTTACACTTGCTACTGGGGAAGATGAATTCTTGGATGCAGGAAAAAATACTTTAGAAGGAATAAAACTTGTCAAAGCAAAATTTCCAAATTCTTTTACTACTTTGGGATTAAGTAATATCAGTTTTGGACTAGCTCCACATGCTCGAAAAATTCTCAATTCTGTATTTTTGTATCATGCAGTAAAATATGGATTGGATACAGCTATTGTAAATGCAAAAGAGATAATTCCTTATGGGGAAATTAATGAAAAAGAAAAGAAACTTGCTGAAGATTTAATTTTTAATACTCATCCAAATGCCCTTTCTGAATTAATTATTCACTTTGAGAATGCAGGTTCACGAACAAGTGATGCTTCTAAAAAAGAGGATGTAGATCCAACATGGCCCGCTGGAAAACGTGCAAACTTTAGAATTGTAAATAGACTCAAAGATGGAATACAAAATGATGTAGTTTCTGCTATTGCAGAAAAGATAGGCAAAAATGACATAATTGAAGATCATGGTGGAGTTCTTTCTTTGAATGCGCCTCCTGAAGTTACTCATGATGGTGCAATCAAAACACTAAACGAGGATTTACTCTCTGCTATGAAGGAGGTTGGTGATAAATTTGGTTCAGGAGAATTAATTCTCCCATTTGTTCTCAAATCTGCTGAATGTATGAAGGCAGCGGTAGGAGAGTTAGAAAAATATCTGATTAGAGAAGAAGGCACATCAAAAGGTAAACTGGTTCTTGGAACCGTTTATGGTGACGTTCATGATATTGGAAAGAATTTAGTTAAAACAATCTTCCAAAATAATGGTTATACTGTTTATGATCTTGGAAAACAAGTTCCATTGCAGAAATTCTTGGAAAAAATTGATGAAGTGAATCCTGACGCTATAGGATTGTCTGCACTTTTGGTTTCTACATCAAAGCAGATGCAATATTTTGTAGAACATGCAAGAAAAAATAAAATGAAAATTCCAATTTTATGCGGTGGTGCTGCAATCAACAGTAACTATATCAACAGAATTGCAAAAGAAGATGGCATTTACGAATCTGGAGTATTTTATTGTAATACCATGTTTGAAGGATTGAAAACTATGGATACGTTAGTTTCAAATGAAAAACCTAAATTCATAGCTCAGTGGAAGGAGAAACTTGAAAATTGGAAAGATAGGTCTACTGTGGTTGTTGACACCTCTTCTTTTCCAAAAAGTGATACTAAACCCGTGGTACCGCATACTCCTTCAATTATTGGAACTCCGATACGATTGAAATTTGATCAAATCAAAATGAATGAAGTTTGGGAATTGATTGATAAAAAATCATTATTCAAATTATCCTGGGGATTACGTGGTAAGGCTGGGTCTGATTCTGAGGCTGATCATGAAATATTGCTAAATGAGTGGAAAATTCGAATAATTAGAGAAAAATTATTTGAACCCGAAATTGTTTATGGATTTTTCAAGTGTCACAATAAAGATGGAAAACTTGTAGTTGATGATCCAAAAGGCGATAGTGTTGTATTTGATTTTCCACGTTCTTCAAAATCTAGTCATCTATGTCTTACTGATTATTTTGGCGAAGATGATATTGTTGCATTTCAAGCAGTAACAGTTGGGACCAAAGTTTCGGATGTTATAGAGAAATGGAACAAAGAAGACAAGTATGCTGATGCATACTATTTGCATGGTTTGGCAGTTGAAGTTGCTGAGGCATTGGCAGAGTGGATAAATCGTAAAATAAAATCTGAATTCAAACTGGGAGAAAAAGGAGGTCTTAGATACAGTTGGGGATTTCCAAGTTGTCCTGATGTAATGCAGCATGAACTAGTTTGGAAACTGCTTGAACCAGAAAAATCTGGAATGACACTAACTGAATCTGGGCAAATAATTCCTGAACAATCTACAGCAGCAATTGTGGTACATCATCCAGAATCACAATATTTTGTGCTTTAG
- a CDS encoding homocysteine S-methyltransferase family protein, whose protein sequence is MVQKEPFLTALQNRILLFDGAMGTEIQKYNPKPEDFPNNQDGFNDGLVITHPDWIKKIHKNYLDAGSDCIETNSFGSNKIKLDEYGFGDQTIEFNKKIAQLAVEVCSEYTDKPRYVIGSMGPSGYLPSSNDPDLGQKPLGEIRNAFELQAEGLILGGVDALLIETSQDILEVKLVIEACHNAMKKTGKKVPIIANTTLDQYGKMLLGTNIQAAYTTVSDMGIDVFGLNCSTGPAEMTPSVRWLDEQNEHNLLVVPNAGMPENQGGQAVYKMTPQKMGELLGDFLKQYKKVRIIGGCCGTNPEHIAVLRKVIDEKAYSVKG, encoded by the coding sequence TTGGTACAAAAAGAACCGTTTCTTACTGCATTACAAAATAGAATATTGCTTTTTGATGGGGCAATGGGAACAGAGATTCAAAAATATAATCCTAAACCTGAAGATTTTCCAAATAATCAAGATGGGTTTAACGATGGTTTAGTTATCACTCATCCTGATTGGATAAAAAAAATTCATAAAAATTATTTGGATGCAGGTTCTGATTGCATTGAAACTAATTCATTTGGCTCAAACAAAATTAAATTGGATGAATATGGTTTTGGTGATCAAACAATAGAGTTTAATAAAAAAATAGCACAATTAGCAGTTGAAGTTTGTTCAGAATATACTGACAAACCTCGATATGTAATTGGTTCAATGGGTCCATCTGGTTATCTTCCAAGCTCAAACGATCCTGATTTAGGACAAAAACCTCTAGGTGAAATTAGAAATGCATTTGAATTACAAGCAGAAGGTTTGATTCTTGGAGGAGTTGATGCTCTCTTAATTGAGACAAGTCAAGATATTTTGGAAGTTAAACTTGTAATTGAGGCATGTCATAATGCAATGAAGAAAACTGGAAAAAAAGTTCCGATTATTGCAAATACTACTTTAGATCAATATGGAAAAATGTTACTTGGAACAAATATTCAAGCTGCATATACCACCGTATCTGATATGGGGATTGATGTTTTTGGTTTGAATTGTTCTACTGGTCCAGCTGAAATGACTCCAAGTGTTAGATGGCTTGATGAGCAAAATGAGCATAATTTACTGGTGGTACCAAATGCTGGCATGCCTGAAAATCAAGGTGGACAAGCAGTTTACAAAATGACTCCTCAAAAGATGGGTGAATTGTTAGGTGATTTTCTTAAACAATACAAAAAGGTTCGAATTATTGGAGGTTGTTGCGGGACAAATCCTGAGCATATTGCTGTACTACGGAAAGTAATTGACGAAAAAGCTTATTCTGTCAAGGGTTAA
- a CDS encoding MFS transporter, with amino-acid sequence MQNIQLNNLVRSATFFQHAGISMVFVFMPLIAKGVTSSIFEIGLIIASFSFAQILSEIYFGRHSDKKGTRLKFIRIGFIGCAITFGLHYFADDITLLFLVRIAAGVASGIMIPAMIAYTYEANIEKRRAATVISFHALGWLAGIAAAGLASDLKLLFMMSAASFTIGLIFTFKMPNPVQEKEIEPGTTKKVISKNKFLFTSLLLRHVGAAAVWTIFPIMLMEKLGAELYQVSIVYVANTLTAFILMNLMASKIKISNVTKFKMGIGCTTFVFVGLSIITEWWMAMPFMALVGGTWAFLFIGGNFHLMDNNPRSTSTGIFSSTISIATVIGPVIGGSIAFVFDYIAVMYFAIAVIIVGFVVSLKIKAEKINEVPI; translated from the coding sequence ATGCAAAATATTCAATTAAACAATCTAGTTCGTAGTGCGACATTTTTTCAACATGCAGGAATCTCGATGGTTTTTGTATTCATGCCATTGATTGCAAAAGGAGTCACAAGTTCTATTTTTGAGATTGGTTTGATCATAGCATCATTTAGCTTTGCACAAATATTATCAGAAATTTATTTTGGCAGACATTCAGATAAGAAAGGAACTAGGCTCAAATTTATCAGAATTGGCTTTATTGGATGCGCTATTACCTTTGGTCTACACTATTTTGCAGACGATATAACATTGCTATTTCTAGTAAGAATTGCTGCAGGTGTTGCAAGCGGCATTATGATTCCAGCCATGATTGCCTATACCTATGAGGCAAATATTGAAAAGAGAAGAGCTGCAACTGTAATCTCATTTCATGCATTAGGATGGCTTGCAGGAATTGCAGCTGCAGGTCTTGCAAGTGATCTAAAGTTACTTTTCATGATGAGTGCTGCATCGTTTACAATTGGATTAATTTTTACATTTAAAATGCCAAACCCGGTGCAAGAAAAGGAAATAGAACCAGGTACAACAAAAAAAGTTATTTCAAAAAATAAATTTCTGTTTACATCATTATTACTAAGACATGTTGGAGCTGCTGCAGTATGGACTATATTTCCAATAATGTTAATGGAAAAATTAGGAGCAGAACTTTATCAAGTATCAATTGTATATGTTGCAAACACGTTGACTGCATTTATCCTGATGAATTTAATGGCAAGCAAAATCAAAATTTCAAATGTAACTAAATTTAAGATGGGCATAGGTTGTACAACATTTGTATTTGTGGGATTATCAATAATTACAGAATGGTGGATGGCAATGCCATTTATGGCACTTGTTGGAGGAACTTGGGCATTTTTATTTATTGGAGGAAACTTTCATCTTATGGATAACAATCCTCGTTCTACATCAACTGGAATATTCAGTTCAACAATATCAATCGCTACTGTAATCGGTCCTGTAATTGGAGGAAGTATTGCATTCGTATTTGATTATATTGCAGTGATGTATTTTGCCATAGCAGTAATCATTGTTGGATTTGTAGTGTCTCTAAAAATAAAAGCTGAAAAGATTAACGAAGTCCCCATCTAG
- a CDS encoding ABC transporter permease → MKKPSLVKQIIFYIAIVVIWQLVAMSSVWPNNLFPSPYEVAEDLVYTASDGSLFFGIGTSLLRLLIGLTIAIVGGMLLGILMARIETVNQTIGSLVLGLQSIPSVAWVPLAILWFGLTDGGIIFVTAVSSMFAITISTYTGVKTINPHYIEAARNMGAKGTQLATYVLIPAAFPHLISGFKQGWAFAWRGVIGAELLFSFLGLGFLLNVGRQLNDISQVFAIMLVIMMIGIVIDGIIFKRIENKVMSRWGLR, encoded by the coding sequence ATGAAAAAGCCTTCTCTAGTTAAACAAATTATTTTCTATATTGCTATTGTTGTAATTTGGCAACTTGTTGCAATGTCTAGTGTATGGCCGAATAATTTATTTCCGTCACCTTATGAAGTTGCTGAAGATCTAGTTTATACTGCATCAGATGGTAGCTTGTTCTTTGGAATTGGAACTAGTCTTTTACGATTATTGATTGGATTGACTATTGCAATAGTTGGTGGAATGTTGCTTGGAATTTTAATGGCTAGAATAGAAACTGTAAATCAAACTATTGGTTCTTTGGTATTGGGATTGCAATCAATTCCTTCTGTTGCTTGGGTTCCATTAGCTATACTGTGGTTTGGATTAACTGATGGTGGAATTATTTTTGTCACGGCAGTTAGTTCAATGTTTGCAATAACAATCTCTACCTACACTGGAGTGAAAACTATCAACCCCCACTATATTGAGGCTGCGCGAAATATGGGAGCCAAAGGCACTCAATTAGCCACGTACGTCTTAATTCCTGCAGCATTTCCTCATTTGATTTCAGGTTTCAAACAAGGTTGGGCTTTTGCATGGCGAGGTGTAATTGGAGCAGAATTGCTATTTTCATTTCTAGGATTGGGCTTTTTACTTAATGTAGGACGACAACTAAATGATATCTCCCAAGTATTTGCAATAATGTTAGTAATTATGATGATTGGTATTGTTATTGATGGAATTATCTTTAAGCGAATTGAAAATAAGGTAATGTCTAGATGGGGACTTCGTTAA
- a CDS encoding ABC transporter ATP-binding protein — protein sequence MTKLEAKNIVKYFKHDSHRLKALGGVNLQIEDGEFVCLVGPSGCGKSTFLRIVAGLETPDEGEIFFDGKPVTSTGPERIIVFQEGALFPWLKVQDNVEFGLKMAGIPKEERAQISKRYLDMMQLTKFADSYTYQLSTGMKQRVAIARALVMDPDVLLMDEPFAALDAQTRDLLLVEMQLIWEKTKKTILFVTHNVTEATVLGTKVAVFSNRPSTIKKVINIDYKRPRLVEDQNLFPLQQEILSELRPEVKKN from the coding sequence ATGACCAAACTTGAGGCTAAAAATATTGTAAAATATTTCAAACATGACAGTCATCGTCTCAAGGCATTAGGTGGCGTGAATTTACAAATTGAAGATGGTGAATTTGTATGCCTGGTTGGTCCATCTGGATGTGGTAAATCTACATTTTTACGAATAGTGGCAGGTTTGGAAACTCCTGATGAGGGTGAAATTTTCTTTGATGGAAAACCAGTAACATCAACTGGCCCTGAAAGAATTATTGTTTTTCAAGAGGGTGCATTGTTTCCTTGGTTGAAAGTTCAAGACAACGTAGAATTTGGATTAAAAATGGCAGGAATTCCAAAAGAAGAACGTGCTCAGATATCCAAAAGATATCTGGATATGATGCAGTTGACAAAATTTGCTGATTCGTATACATACCAACTTTCAACTGGAATGAAACAAAGAGTAGCGATAGCTAGAGCACTTGTTATGGACCCTGATGTGTTACTAATGGATGAACCATTTGCAGCACTTGATGCACAAACAAGAGATTTGTTACTCGTTGAAATGCAATTGATTTGGGAGAAAACAAAAAAGACAATTTTATTTGTAACTCACAATGTAACTGAAGCTACAGTACTTGGAACTAAAGTTGCAGTATTTAGCAATAGGCCATCCACAATTAAAAAAGTCATTAACATTGATTACAAACGACCACGATTAGTTGAGGATCAAAATTTATTTCCGCTTCAACAAGAAATTTTATCAGAATTACGACCTGAGGTTAAGAAAAATTAG
- a CDS encoding ABC transporter substrate-binding protein: protein MKIQIYILIGVVVLTLISVGIMTNQDQNTHENKIRVAYFPNISHAIPIVGIEKGFFSNHIGSDIDIQPILFDSGPQVIESIFAGSVDIAYVGPGPAINAFLKSEQHDVKILSGAASGGVSFIVHPKSEIKSVADFAGKRIAAPQIGNTQDISLRTYLSDNGLKPAEKGGSVIILNTGNSDIYILFAKGDIDGAWVPEPTATILVQQLGGTRLFNENELWPENKFATVVLIAKEEYVNSHPEIIQKWLEAHQQTADWINSNKEETKTIFFDFMKNEMGKSLPVELIDESLSNLEITSDPIVSSIDTIAKRADSLGYLGRHGYNLDGLFFDKNSNSQSQEVLVNNDQT, encoded by the coding sequence ATGAAAATTCAGATCTATATTTTGATCGGTGTTGTTGTATTAACTTTGATCTCTGTAGGAATTATGACAAATCAGGATCAAAATACGCATGAAAACAAGATTAGAGTAGCATACTTTCCCAACATATCTCATGCAATACCAATTGTTGGAATTGAAAAAGGATTTTTTTCAAATCACATTGGAAGTGACATTGATATTCAACCGATCTTGTTTGATTCTGGACCTCAGGTAATTGAATCGATTTTTGCCGGTTCTGTTGATATTGCATATGTTGGTCCTGGACCTGCAATCAATGCATTTTTGAAATCTGAACAACATGATGTGAAAATTTTATCTGGTGCTGCAAGTGGAGGTGTTAGTTTTATTGTTCATCCAAAATCTGAAATTAAATCTGTTGCTGATTTTGCTGGAAAAAGAATCGCTGCTCCTCAAATTGGAAACACACAGGATATTTCTCTTCGAACATATCTTTCTGATAATGGATTAAAGCCTGCCGAAAAGGGTGGTTCTGTAATTATTTTGAATACTGGTAACTCTGATATCTACATATTATTTGCAAAGGGGGATATTGATGGTGCATGGGTTCCAGAACCTACTGCTACAATATTGGTTCAACAATTAGGTGGAACAAGATTGTTTAATGAAAATGAACTTTGGCCTGAAAATAAGTTTGCAACAGTGGTGTTGATTGCTAAAGAAGAATATGTGAATTCACATCCTGAAATTATACAGAAATGGCTTGAAGCACATCAGCAAACAGCAGATTGGATTAATTCCAATAAAGAAGAAACTAAAACTATTTTCTTTGATTTTATGAAAAATGAAATGGGTAAATCATTACCAGTTGAATTAATTGATGAATCATTATCTAATTTAGAAATTACTTCAGATCCAATTGTAAGCTCAATTGACACAATCGCTAAAAGAGCGGACTCGCTTGGTTATCTAGGAAGACATGGGTATAACTTAGATGGGCTTTTCTTTGACAAAAATTCAAATTCCCAATCACAGGAGGTTTTAGTAAATAATGACCAAACTTGA
- a CDS encoding argininosuccinate synthase, translating into MAEKGILAFSGGLDTSVVIKYLQEEYNMDVITVTVDVGQGDDQKKIEAKAKKLGVIKHYNIDARKEFVENFIFPSIKANALYQKKYCLATALARPLIAEKVLEIAKKEKVTSLAHGCSGKGNDQVRFDITLRSGSDLPIIAPIRDKNLDRVTELEFAKKHGIEIDSVAKRFSIDQNLWGRAIEGGVLEDPYNEPPEDAFIWVKTKNLPDKPTYLEIKFEKGIPVSVDGKILEPIKLIEYVNKKAGDAGVGIVDHIEDRVVGIKSREVYETPGALCLIEAHSDLEKMVHTKHENKFKSIIDDEWAYLAYSGLWQDPLKQDLDAFIQASQKPVSGTVKLKLFKGSIRVVGRKSDYSLYNHKIATYGTESTFDQRLAKGFVELWGIQSTEANKLQKKRSTKT; encoded by the coding sequence ATGGCTGAAAAAGGAATTCTTGCATTTTCTGGCGGATTGGACACATCAGTTGTGATAAAATACCTTCAAGAAGAATACAACATGGATGTCATCACAGTAACTGTTGATGTAGGTCAAGGCGATGATCAGAAAAAAATTGAAGCTAAAGCCAAAAAACTCGGAGTAATAAAACACTACAATATCGATGCCAGAAAAGAGTTTGTTGAAAATTTTATTTTTCCGTCAATTAAAGCAAATGCACTCTATCAAAAAAAATATTGCTTAGCAACTGCATTAGCTAGACCATTAATTGCAGAAAAAGTTTTAGAAATTGCAAAAAAAGAAAAAGTAACATCATTAGCTCATGGTTGTTCAGGTAAAGGAAATGATCAAGTTAGATTCGACATTACATTACGTTCTGGTTCTGATTTACCAATCATTGCACCAATTAGAGATAAAAATTTAGACAGAGTGACTGAATTAGAGTTTGCAAAAAAACACGGAATCGAAATTGACTCAGTTGCAAAGAGATTCAGCATTGATCAAAATTTGTGGGGACGTGCAATTGAAGGTGGAGTACTAGAAGACCCATACAATGAACCTCCAGAAGATGCATTCATTTGGGTAAAAACAAAAAATTTGCCAGATAAACCAACATACTTGGAAATAAAATTTGAGAAAGGAATACCAGTTTCAGTAGATGGAAAAATTCTTGAACCAATAAAATTAATTGAATATGTAAACAAAAAAGCAGGAGATGCAGGAGTCGGAATTGTTGATCATATAGAAGACAGAGTTGTCGGAATTAAATCTCGTGAAGTTTATGAAACACCAGGAGCATTATGTCTTATTGAAGCTCATTCAGATTTAGAAAAAATGGTCCATACTAAACATGAAAATAAATTCAAATCAATTATCGATGATGAATGGGCATACCTTGCCTACTCAGGATTATGGCAAGACCCATTAAAACAGGATCTTGATGCATTCATTCAGGCATCACAAAAACCAGTATCTGGAACTGTAAAACTAAAGCTCTTCAAAGGAAGCATTCGTGTTGTTGGACGAAAATCAGACTATTCATTATACAATCACAAGATCGCCACTTATGGTACTGAATCAACTTTTGATCAAAGATTGGCAAAAGGATTTGTAGAATTGTGGGGAATTCAATCAACAGAAGCTAATAAATTACAAAAGAAAAGGTCAACAAAAACATGA
- the lysW/argW gene encoding alpha-aminoadipate/glutamate carrier protein LysW has translation MNCQECDATLNIPDDASVGEIISCPDCGADFEIAKKNGSTVELKQAESVGEDWGE, from the coding sequence ATGAACTGTCAAGAATGTGATGCAACTCTTAACATCCCAGACGACGCCTCTGTTGGAGAGATAATCTCCTGTCCTGATTGTGGCGCTGACTTTGAGATCGCAAAAAAAAATGGATCTACTGTTGAGCTAAAACAAGCAGAAAGTGTAGGCGAAGACTGGGGAGAGTAA
- the lysX gene encoding lysine biosynthesis protein LysX: MSKICIVFDRLRSEEKMLEKEALNLGHEAVMLDAKITQINTDSKKSDFDFGDVVLERCVSYFRGLHFTASLEFMDVPVLNKFFVANQCGNKMFMTLMLKKYNVPTPKTYFSFSSESALENIEKIGYPLVIKPVIGSWGRGVMQIKDKDTADALFEIRDITDSPHDRIFYLQEVIKRPPRDIRVITIGDEPIAAMYRKSSGGFKTNIALGADPELCEITKEIEDVAIKASKAMGGGILGIDIMEDEKRGFVVHEVNNTVEFKGLSKVSKRNIPKEMVEFALNYVRK; the protein is encoded by the coding sequence ATGTCAAAAATCTGTATTGTATTTGACCGCCTAAGATCAGAAGAGAAGATGCTCGAGAAAGAGGCATTGAATCTAGGTCACGAGGCAGTAATGCTAGATGCTAAGATTACCCAAATCAATACAGATAGTAAAAAAAGTGATTTTGATTTTGGAGATGTGGTTTTAGAAAGATGTGTTAGTTATTTTAGAGGACTTCATTTTACTGCCAGTCTTGAATTTATGGATGTGCCAGTACTCAACAAATTTTTTGTTGCAAATCAATGCGGAAATAAAATGTTCATGACTCTAATGCTAAAAAAATACAATGTACCAACACCAAAAACATATTTTTCATTTTCAAGTGAAAGTGCATTAGAGAATATAGAAAAAATTGGATATCCACTAGTAATTAAACCAGTCATTGGAAGTTGGGGAAGAGGAGTTATGCAGATAAAAGACAAAGATACTGCCGATGCACTATTTGAGATCAGAGACATTACAGATAGTCCACATGATAGAATTTTCTATCTTCAAGAGGTGATAAAGAGACCACCAAGAGACATCCGAGTAATCACAATCGGGGACGAACCAATTGCAGCAATGTATAGAAAATCATCAGGCGGTTTTAAGACAAATATAGCATTAGGAGCAGATCCTGAATTATGTGAGATCACAAAAGAGATCGAAGATGTAGCGATTAAAGCCTCAAAAGCTATGGGTGGAGGAATTTTAGGTATTGATATTATGGAAGACGAAAAACGCGGATTTGTCGTACATGAAGTTAACAACACTGTAGAGTTTAAAGGACTCTCAAAAGTTTCAAAGCGAAATATTCCAAAAGAAATGGTAGAATTTGCTTTAAACTATGTTAGGAAATAA